The Calliopsis andreniformis isolate RMS-2024a chromosome 5, iyCalAndr_principal, whole genome shotgun sequence nucleotide sequence TTATCAGGCTAATAGTGAGATAATCTTACTCAGAACACAGATGTACATATATATGATTTACTCATAAGGTAGTGCTATATCTTTATGGACAAGACTATAGTTATTTATatagaatatttcaatataataagTCTACACATGAATGAGTAATATAATTCGTAAGAAGAAACAAAAAGGTTTTAATAAATATAGGCTTGTACATTCAACACATTTCAAATACTTGTTGTAGTTATAAACATTCAAATTTATGATGAAATAGATATTTATTATAGGTATATTAAATAGACACAGTTGAATTAATGTAGAAACTAAACAAATGACTCATAGTAAGATAAATGATAAGAACTTTTTCAGAAATCATGGTTAATTAAAATGAATCtttgtattattaataatataacaGGTTCATAACATACAGTCataaaaaatgatattattttATCATTTAAGAAATTAATCATTTGAAAAGTGATTAGTTACCAAATTCTTTCATTACaacctttttatttatttttgtgaGTTTCTAGACTGTACTTATAATTATGAAATATTCTATAGATATTTTCAAGATATAAAACataaacatttgtattttttataacatttttatgTTTCAGATACATGTTTGAATGTCATAAGTATCTTAATTACCATACCAGTTGAGAGAACTTCAACATACTCTACATATCATTtttgattaaaaaattaataagtgtATCTTGAAATACTGGTCTTAAGTAAAATTCAAATAGGAAATTATAGTTTCATTTCCTTTTACTGTCTATAAGTATAATACTActgtgttatatttttatatattaaacAAAGTATCAATCTATGTTTTCTGTCTATTGTAACTTCTAAACTCTTAATTATCCATATTTTATTTAGTACGGtaatatataatttaaaaaatattaaacatttCCACGAGAAAAAGTAGAAACAGAAGATTTTATGATGAAAAGCAAGACTATACATTAACATTATGTGATTGAATCAAtcaaattttttatattaatgtaATCTACagattaaataaaattgtttaaatataatatactgtTCCCTCTATTTTCTAATCTTACcatttaatataataatttaaaaatagttGCTGAATAATATTGTTACATCTTAATTATATTTGCAGTTTTACTATCTTTTTGTAGTTcagtttcctgttatacaaagtaCGCGTTAACAAAAGTATTTCTTTTACAAATTGCTCACTTTCAGTTTCAtgtaataatttttataaagatATTAAAATGTATAATGAATTTGTAGAATTTATTTCTGGTATTCTAGTCTTTTTTTAACATAATTTCTTTCACTGGAAagtatgtatttatttagtacttATTGCAAGCTATTGTATAACATTTTATACATAATGGAAGTTAGAATGTTTAAAGGAAGCTAtatcttttaattaaatttcaataaGTAAGGGTATTAAGTGGTACTGAGGCGAAATGAATAGCACAAAAACTTTggtgtaaataatattaatataacagtagaTACCATTTATTCGATATATTCCTTAATAATTGACTACAGAACACAACTATGTATCAACACAGCAATAGTGTACATGCACAGGTTCTACGTATTCCACTCGCTGTCACATTTCCACAGGAATGCAATCGCAGCAGCGGCGTTGTTCTTGGCAGCAAAAGTCGAAGAACAACCGCGCAAGTTAGAACATGTTATCAAAATGGCACACATGTGTCTCCACAGAGATCAGCCCCCACCTGATGTCAGATCTGAGGTACTATCACaaaaaataattatgaaaataacATTGTTTCTTTCACCATAATCTATGAATTTATGCAATTATATATATACTACTACTATTACTGTTCATATATACATAAGTATGTATTTATAGCAATACCTTGAGCAAGCTCAGGATCTAGTGTTCAATGAAAATGTCCTGCTACAAACATTGGGGTTTGATGTCGCCATTGACCATCCCCACACACATGTTGTTAGATGTTGTCAACTGGTTAAAGGTACGTAAATTGCATCAACtgacaatattattttaaagtatTAAATGCTATTAAAGCTTTACTACTTCCTTTCCAGCGAGCAAGGACTTAGCCCAGACATCATACTTCATGGCATCTAACAGGTGGCTACACATTATTTCCTAGTATCTCTTACTCTTAGCAGTCTTCTGGTCAAATAGATGCCAGCTGGAGCATATTTCCAAGCTAAGACTGTCAGGCAATAGCCACTGGCGCAACATTCTgacctatttttattttagaaagCAAAGTAAACGTAATATGATGATGTGTAAGGACACAATAGTTTTTTGCCTTGAAAAGACCAGAATTAATTTTGAATTCTCCATAAGTTGAAGAAATCTTGAAAAGCTTATAAATATAAACTCACACGAAAACACGAGaatatgaaattttttaaagtaaatgaaTGTTTACTTTGATTTCATACATTTTCTGAATTCTAATGCAATTACTTAAATGCCAACAGTAACTTTTGGGGAGGAATGTTGCGTTGCAGTCGCGGTAATGTCTGATTCTAAAGAGAACGTATGCCAAAGCGAAACGAAGTTTATTTCGTAAACTAAGTTCACGATGAGGATTGCTTAATTGAAGGTAAATGAAATATTCTTAAGGACTGATCGTTTTCTCTTAAATTACGGTATATTgtccaatttttatttttatatttatatccaCTTATGTTTAAACTGTAGATGCACAGAACAATTTAAGAGTGAATGAAATGAATGTGAAAGTAGTGAAATGATGCGTGAATGTATTTGATGGTggaaaaaataatatattagtCATATTTTAGATTTCAGTTAAAATAGTCCAATTTGGTTAtaagttatttaaatattatttaataatctGAAAAATGAGTAAACCAGAAACACTAATTTGTGTTAACTCAATCAAtgataattaaataatatttaaatatattgtgAGTGAATAATTAGTGTAGTTATTACAGCACAACAGAGTGCTGCAGAGCTTCTACTTAGAACTATTATGTAGATGTATCCGTACATATATTTACATAGCTGAGATTATACACCTAACATTTTTATGTAGCTCATCGAGAAGAAAGCATTATATCAACATATACCAGTTCTTTAACTGTTTTGGAAACGTACTCTTTGGAATTAAATTGTACTTAAAACTAGAAGATATAATTGGGAATAATGTATTTTagcaaattacaaaaaattcgtTTTGGTTTTATTCCAATATTACCCACGTTTAACAGAACTTGTACTTCTTTTTTTATAGTACAGTTCTTTTTATGCTCTgggttatattttattgaacaATTGTCAGTTTCAAGCGTCTTTTCGCTTGTAAATTTACAGaataatttttcttcttttcagtTTACATTTGACTACAATGTGTCTGCAATACAAGCCAACAGTAGTTGCCTGTTTCTGCATACATCTTGCATGCAAATGGTCCAATTGGGAGGTaaatataaagaataaaataatattctttAAATAAGTTCGTAGTTACACAAGTTATTAACGATAAAATTGTATCTGTCCCTAGATTCCACAGAGTACGGAAGGGAAACATTGGTTTTGGTACGTCGACAGGAGTGTAACGTCGGAACTTCTACAAGAGCTTACAGCAGAATTTCTTCATATCTTTGATAAATGTCCATCGAGattgaaaagaaaaattatGAGCATATCCGCTAATCAAAGTCCAAGCATAAGTCATCCAAGTTTACCTAATTCACCCTTCGTGagtatttttattcttattatgtAAGAGATCCTAAACATTGTAACAAATATTTTTCTCCATTTTTTGTAGGATGCGGAACCTCGTAAAGTACAGTCTCCTGCGACAATAGCCGACAATAGCGGACCCACATTCCACGCGAATCGACCTCATCACACAGACAAGCAAGAAGAAAAGAAACAGATTCCTCCCTCATCTACGAGACCACCTGTCGACTATCGAGAATATCGTGAGAAGAAAGAACGCGAACGTTTGGAAAGAGAGAAGGCAGCGGCTCCAACAGTCACTGCGCAAACACATGTATCAGACATTAATAAGCATCATTCGCATCATCACAAGTCAGTGTCCAACGCGAACGTGATGAACAAACATCCATTGCCCCCTGGACAGAAGGCTCTTCATCATAACCATCATCACAGGCCAGAAGTGAAAGTTGGTCAACCGGTATCTCAGAGGCACTCCAGTAATCAAACTAGGGATCCAAATCGTGATCCTAATAGGCAGAGGTTATCAAGAGAGTACAATTCGAGTACCAGTATAAGTAGCAGTAGTGCTCTTCATTCTCATAGTCATGCAGTGCCCAAGGAGCCGAGTTTAGATAATTCCATGACGGATTCTGTTACTCACAGATCTGACATTGGAACGATACAAGAGTCGTCTCATGGGAATATACAAGAAAAACttagtaataataaccataacgtgCACAGATTAAGTGGAGTTGAGAGTAAACACCAGGGTCACGATAAAAGAATGTACGACCCCAGGCATAAGCCTGTAGAACACAGGAAAGACAGTGAACAGAAACAGTATAAATATCCAGATGCATCAAGAGTTGATCGACAAAGGAAGTCTGATACGTTGGAGCAGAGGTGTGAAGAAGTGAGGAAGCTCATTGAGAAACCATTACCTCCACCGAAGCCTACGCTGGATGTATCGTACGTTTCGAATACGCAGAAACCACCTCATCACACTAAATACAACCAATCAGAAAAGTTACAAACTAGTGGTATAATTTCGACGGATGCGAAACTTTCGGTAAGCCAAAATTCGTTTTCGCAAGAAAAGTCGCCGAGTAGTTCTAGTTCGTTACTCGCTCAAAAGGCCGTGACTTCAAAGACAATATCGAGTCAGCATACGGTTCACGATGTATCGCAGATATTAAAAGGTACTATCAAAAATGGTAGTTCTCAGGCGTCGAGTTTAACATCTTTAAACAATGTGGACGATTCGAAAACGGAGAAGCGACTGCGGCATGATGATTTGGATAAGAATTCATCCGATATGCAGCAAAGTGTATTACAAACACCTCCTGGCAAGCACAAATCGCTGTTCAGTCCGGAAAAAGTATCGACACCTCGGGAATCTCATTCACAGAGGCCTAAATCTAAGCAAAAAACGCCGCCTTCGGCTGCAAAAGTTCCTAAACAAGAACGCGTACCAGATACATCGCTAGGTTTTAATTTAGTGTCGCCTTTCGCGAGCCCTCCAGACTTGCAACAAGAAACGTCAACGGTCAAACGATCGGCGAGTGATATTTCCGCGTCGTCTCATAAGAGGCATCGtacaggcagttccagtgaaagtGGTCAGGCCGCTAaagtgaagatcgaggatgcatgcAGTTTTGAAACTGTTAAAATGCTCGGTAGGGTGCCAGAATTAATACAACCTATTAGAGACAATGCCTCGGCGAATGGTAGGGCCACACAAATCGCAAACGACATGAAACCACCGGAGCTTATTAAGCCATTCGACTCTGAGCCAACAATGCCGCGGTTCGGTTCAATAACGCAGCAACAAATTTCGACAAATCAGCAGAGTTTGACAAATGGTTTAGATACAACTGGAGTAAAACAAGACCCTCAAGAATTTCAAATGAAGAAAGAATCTTACAAGACAGATGTATCGATAAAGACTGAACAACAACAGACTAAAGGAGATTATTTGTCTCCGCTGAAATCCGCTCAAAGCATAAGCGCCCTGCTTCAGGAGCCGCTAGCACCGATGCCTTCATTGTTGCAAGGAATGCAGCAATATAATCAACTAACACAACAACAGGGTCACCAAGACCAATtccaacaacaacagcagcaactgcagcagcagcagcaacagttacaacagcagcagcaatatATGGCTCACGCAATGTTGGTCGTAGACCACCAGGGTCACCAGATGTCGGTCCAAAATCGATGTTTGTCTCTACCAACGGTCAACGAACCCGCAATAGCTTCGACTGTTGACATAAGTGCTCTCTCGGGTCCCGTACAAACTAACACAGAGTCCATAATTTCTGTACCAACGTCAACTACCATCACAGTTATTCCTCCCCCAGAGGAGAAGAAATCAGAGCACCATAAAAgcgagaagaagaaaaagaaggagaAACACAAGCACAAAGACAAAGAGAAAAGCAAAGACAAGCACAAACATAAACACAAAGACAAGGACAAAGAAAAGCATCGAGAGAGGGATAAGGAGAAGTCAGAGGAGACCGTGCCCGCGGTGCCAGGCATCAAGATCACGATTCCAAAAGACAAGTTAAACTTGAGTACAGAATCTGCAGCGAGCACTGGCGGTAACGCGCCGTCGGCCGAAAAGAACAAGTCTCCTCAGAGCACCAGCATCAAGATCATCATCCCGAAGGAACGACTAAAGGGCACAGACAGCGTATCGAATTCGCCAGCGCAGTCTGTCGTCCAAGCGCCTTTGAAGATCAAAATTCGCACAGACGGGATCTCGCGGAGCTCAGGGATGCCAGCTACGAACAGCTCGAGCAACGTAGTCCCCGAATTCGCTAGCGAGAGCCGCAAGCGTGAGCGCGTCGACACGAAGGACAGCCCGACGACCAGTGTTCCGCCCGCGAAGAAGCAATCGCAGATACCATCGGCTGGCTATGGACAACACCGACCAGGCGAAAGGCAGAATGGCAGACATTATAGCTCAGGCAGCAATAACAAGGTACGTGGAGGCGGTAGAGGCGGCCGCCAGTATATCGGCCGTGGTCCACCACCAGCAGGATCGGCGGGCCATTACGGTGCTACTGGCCAGCGCGACGGCTACTATCAGCAGGACACCTACAATAGTAACAATCCCCGTAATCATCATCCTCATCCTCCCCTTAGCCGCGGTGATCCAGGGTACTCGAGAGCTAGCCACATAAATCACTCGCAGCCTGATTCTTTTTTCTTCGCTAACTATCCACCTCCCTCGATGTACCCTGCCGGATACATTTACGATCCTGTCATGTACTACTCGCAGTATCAGCAACAGTATCAAATGTACCCAACGGGGAACGTGATAATGACGCCTGACGGCGCCATTGACACGTCTGTGCCACCACCGTCCTTACCACCGAACATGCGACAAAATCAGAGCATGATAGTCGCGTCTACTCGGCAGGAACCTAAGACTCCACCGCCGTTGCCGAGTGGACCTCCTCCTAGTTCCTCCCCACCCCCACCTCCGCCGCCGGAATAATGTTCGTATGGAAATCCTGTCTTGTAGTGCACTTCAGAGGTAGACTCCAATGTAGCATTAGTCACAGCCACTTCTCGGTTCCATCCACGATTCTTCacctttttacatttttttttctttttttttttcagacTTATGCTATGAATTACGATACATTATATTGATGTGTTGATTATATATACACCTTGAAGCAAGACAAACCGATGTAATAGTTTTCTGTGTAGAGATTTTTTATCAAAAGGAAAGACAACATTTTGGAAACCATTCTTGTGGTTTCTGCTAAAGGTAGCATGACATCAGGAATCGAATTACAGGATAGTGTAAAcaaatatattttctttatcTTTTTGTTAAACTTCTTTTATTATTGTTTACAATTTAGTTGCCTATTGTAGATAGTAAACACCTGTGTAAAAAAGATTTTGAAAACGGTTTCTAACGAAGATTGTTATATGAAATGAAATTTAGATTAAACTGAATGGTTTTCAAAGTCGATGCTTTTGGCTTTCTTTAAGCTGTATAATCATGTTTTTTCGGATATTTTATGTATTTCGATTGCTTATGTATATTGCTGTACAATATTGTTTTTCTTTGACGATATACATGATATTTATGAAGCCAGATCGATTTTGCGATAACACTATCATGAATCATTAGTTACAGGAATTTATTCGCAGAAATTCTGTCACGATGGGACGATTTGTGGCGACTTGAATTAATCAATGAGAGTTTTTTGAAGACGGGAAAGCGAAGTGGCTGGACATACTTTCACCTTGCCTCTACCCTCTCTTCTTTTCCCTTTCAGTTTGTGAATGGTAGAAGTAGCAGCATGTCATACGATCTCTATCCCCTAATGTTTATAAAAGATCACTTCGATTTTTCCATCTTTTTACCTGTAGCGTATCTCCTTTATTTAGAGTTTAGAGTAGTTAATGAGTGTGAGCCTTCGTGTGAACACTAAAAGGCAAGGTCCTCACGGCCTTGGGCAACGATGAAGCGAACTAAAAGGGTACGAAACTAGAAACTGCCTTGATAAATCGTTGAAAGTACATCGGTTGCTCTTTATACAATATCCCGAGAATCATTTATATTTCGAAATGCTTTCAAGGTAGGTTCTTTCAACTTAAGGAAGTGACCTCACGCCAACAGTTTTCTCCTCTCTTGTTTAGAGTTCCGATAGTTGCGCAAAAGCTTCGTaagatttttgttgcctttttgtATGAAAGGAGGGCAGAAGATATACAAAGGAGGAAAAGGTTGTCGAGATTCACTCACAAAAGTACTGCCAGATAATAAATGGAAAGGTAATTGTCTTGCGCTTAAGGTAGAACTTCATAGAGTTTAGCGAACGAGTGCTCAGAAAGAGAGAGtaggttttatttaattttttctttttca carries:
- the LOC143179500 gene encoding uncharacterized protein LOC143179500 isoform X2, with the protein product MAADEKWYFTKEQLINTPSRRCGIDADKELSYRQQAANFIQDMGQRLVVTQLCINTAIVYMHRFYVFHSLSHFHRNAIAAAALFLAAKVEEQPRKLEHVIKMAHMCLHRDQPPPDVRSEQYLEQAQDLVFNENVLLQTLGFDVAIDHPHTHVVRCCQLVKASKDLAQTSYFMASNSLHLTTMCLQYKPTVVACFCIHLACKWSNWEIPQSTEGKHWFWYVDRSVTSELLQELTAEFLHIFDKCPSRLKRKIMSISANQSPSISHPSLPNSPFDAEPRKVQSPATIADNSGPTFHANRPHHTDKQEEKKQIPPSSTRPPVDYREYREKKERERLEREKAAAPTVTAQTHVSDINKHHSHHHKSVSNANVMNKHPLPPGQKALHHNHHHRPEVKVGQPVSQRHSSNQTRDPNRDPNRQRLSREYNSSTSISSSSALHSHSHAVPKEPSLDNSMTDSVTHRSDIGTIQESSHGNIQEKLSNNNHNVHRLSGVESKHQGHDKRMYDPRHKPVEHRKDSEQKQYKYPDASRVDRQRKSDTLEQRCEEVRKLIEKPLPPPKPTLDVSYVSNTQKPPHHTKYNQSEKLQTSGIISTDAKLSVSQNSFSQEKSPSSSSSLLAQKAVTSKTISSQHTVHDVSQILKGTIKNGSSQASSLTSLNNVDDSKTEKRLRHDDLDKNSSDMQQSVLQTPPGKHKSLFSPEKVSTPRESHSQRPKSKQKTPPSAAKVPKQERVPDTSLGFNLVSPFASPPDLQQETSTVKRSASDISASSHKRHRTGSSSESGQAAKVKIEDACSFETVKMLGRVPELIQPIRDNASANGRATQIANDMKPPELIKPFDSEPTMPRFGSITQQQISTNQQSLTNGLDTTGVKQDPQEFQMKKESYKTDVSIKTEQQQTKGDYLSPLKSAQSISALLQEPLAPMPSLLQGMQQYNQLTQQQGHQDQFQQQQQQLQQQQQQLQQQQQYMAHAMLVVDHQGHQMSVQNRCLSLPTVNEPAIASTVDISALSGPVQTNTESIISVPTSTTITVIPPPEEKKSEHHKSEKKKKKEKHKHKDKEKSKDKHKHKHKDKDKEKHRERDKEKSEETVPAVPGIKITIPKDKLNLSTESAASTGGNAPSAEKNKSPQSTSIKIIIPKERLKGTDSVSNSPAQSVVQAPLKIKIRTDGISRSSGMPATNSSSNVVPEFASESRKRERVDTKDSPTTSVPPAKKQSQIPSAGYGQHRPGERQNGRHYSSGSNNKEKHTSSHHKSSSKFSQSQQSHTT
- the LOC143179500 gene encoding uncharacterized protein LOC143179500 isoform X1, with product MAADEKWYFTKEQLINTPSRRCGIDADKELSYRQQAANFIQDMGQRLVVTQLCINTAIVYMHRFYVFHSLSHFHRNAIAAAALFLAAKVEEQPRKLEHVIKMAHMCLHRDQPPPDVRSEQYLEQAQDLVFNENVLLQTLGFDVAIDHPHTHVVRCCQLVKASKDLAQTSYFMASNSLHLTTMCLQYKPTVVACFCIHLACKWSNWEIPQSTEGKHWFWYVDRSVTSELLQELTAEFLHIFDKCPSRLKRKIMSISANQSPSISHPSLPNSPFDAEPRKVQSPATIADNSGPTFHANRPHHTDKQEEKKQIPPSSTRPPVDYREYREKKERERLEREKAAAPTVTAQTHVSDINKHHSHHHKSVSNANVMNKHPLPPGQKALHHNHHHRPEVKVGQPVSQRHSSNQTRDPNRDPNRQRLSREYNSSTSISSSSALHSHSHAVPKEPSLDNSMTDSVTHRSDIGTIQESSHGNIQEKLSNNNHNVHRLSGVESKHQGHDKRMYDPRHKPVEHRKDSEQKQYKYPDASRVDRQRKSDTLEQRCEEVRKLIEKPLPPPKPTLDVSYVSNTQKPPHHTKYNQSEKLQTSGIISTDAKLSVSQNSFSQEKSPSSSSSLLAQKAVTSKTISSQHTVHDVSQILKGTIKNGSSQASSLTSLNNVDDSKTEKRLRHDDLDKNSSDMQQSVLQTPPGKHKSLFSPEKVSTPRESHSQRPKSKQKTPPSAAKVPKQERVPDTSLGFNLVSPFASPPDLQQETSTVKRSASDISASSHKRHRTGSSSESGQAAKVKIEDACSFETVKMLGRVPELIQPIRDNASANGRATQIANDMKPPELIKPFDSEPTMPRFGSITQQQISTNQQSLTNGLDTTGVKQDPQEFQMKKESYKTDVSIKTEQQQTKGDYLSPLKSAQSISALLQEPLAPMPSLLQGMQQYNQLTQQQGHQDQFQQQQQQLQQQQQQLQQQQQYMAHAMLVVDHQGHQMSVQNRCLSLPTVNEPAIASTVDISALSGPVQTNTESIISVPTSTTITVIPPPEEKKSEHHKSEKKKKKEKHKHKDKEKSKDKHKHKHKDKDKEKHRERDKEKSEETVPAVPGIKITIPKDKLNLSTESAASTGGNAPSAEKNKSPQSTSIKIIIPKERLKGTDSVSNSPAQSVVQAPLKIKIRTDGISRSSGMPATNSSSNVVPEFASESRKRERVDTKDSPTTSVPPAKKQSQIPSAGYGQHRPGERQNGRHYSSGSNNKVRGGGRGGRQYIGRGPPPAGSAGHYGATGQRDGYYQQDTYNSNNPRNHHPHPPLSRGDPGYSRASHINHSQPDSFFFANYPPPSMYPAGYIYDPVMYYSQYQQQYQMYPTGNVIMTPDGAIDTSVPPPSLPPNMRQNQSMIVASTRQEPKTPPPLPSGPPPSSSPPPPPPPE